The sequence GAAGGGGAGGGGCTGCTTTAGGCTTGGGCTTAGTGATGTAGAgtgacagcaggaggagagaaaccATCCTTTATCAGACAGTCACAGCTGGACAGTGAAATagtgacaggaggagaggacgAGAACACTCCGTTATCAGACAGTCAGCTGGACAGTGAAATAGTTGACAGGCAGGAGAGAATCCTCCTGTTTTAATCAGACAGTCAGCTGACAGTTGAAATAgtgacagcaggaggagaactACTCCGTTATCAGACAGTCAGTGGACAGTGAAATagtgacagcaggagagaaCACTCCGTTATCAGACAGTCAGCTGGACAGTGAAatagtgacagagagagaacactcCGTTATCAGACAGTCAGCTGGACAGTGAAATGGAAATGGATGATGAAGGAATATGAAAGTGAGctacaaagtgaaaatgaagtTGAAACAAAGAGTAGGCCTAAAGCTACTGACCTGTATTCTTTAGAGCTAATAAACACTTTTTTGGATGAGACATTTGGTCAAACTGTGAATGTACAGGACCATTTTCCAGATGAGGAAAAGTTTATAAAGACTGTTAACATTTTACAGAAAGTGGTAGGTTTTGACAtgttaagtaaaaaaaagaggtaTCGGTTAAGGAAGTTAGTAACTTCcgtgagaaaagagagggaagaagaagagagagaagagaatccCATTACGAAGAGGAAGCGAAGGAAGGCTGTTAAAGCCTCACCACACAAGTAGTTAAGATGATCATGTATCACAAGGTGTCTTGCTCTCTCTTGAGCTTATAtctactgttttcttttttcctctactCTTGTTTTCTGATGGGGGGGCTTAAGATAGGCTCTTTGAACATgaatggagggagagataggCATAAGAGGGCATTAATAGCAGAGGTAGTAGAGCAGAAGAAAATTGATATACTTTTTTTGCAGGAAACTCAGTGATGAGGAAAATGAAGCAGACTGGGGCCTGTTTTGGAAAGGGCCTTTCTTTCTAAGTCATGGTAGTAATGTCAGTGGAGGCGTTGCAGTTCTTTTTTCAGAAAAGttgaatgtgaatattatatCTAAGGAGGAGCTTGTAAAGGGAAGGGTAGTAATAGTTAGAGCAGAAGTTGAAGGGTGTATTTTCTGTCTAGTTAATGTTTATGCACCAAACCTAGGCACAGAGAGGTTAAGTCTTTTCAACAAACTGAAAGATGAGTTAGGCAAGAATCAGGACCTCAACATTTTTGGTGGAGATTGGAACTGCACGATTGACTTTACACAGGACAGAATGAGTGAGGAGCCACATTTACAGTCGTCAATtagtttaaaaagtacaattagtCATTTAGAATTAGTAGATGCATGGagattaaaaaatgaaacagcaAGGCAGTACACATGGATCAGGATTTTGGATAATAGAGTGAGTGCAGCTAGACTGGACAGGATATACATATCAGAAGGGCTTAGAGGCCAGCTGATTAGTAGTTGTATTAGTCCAGTGGGGTTCAGTGACCACCATATAACTACTATATGCTTGAGTTTTGCTTCTGGTGAAAAGGTGAAAAattattggcattttaacacaAAATTGCTTCAGGACACAATTTTTTGTGAGAATTTTAAAACTTTTTGGTCAATTTGGGCTCAGAAAAAGAGCTGAGTTTGAATCTTTGAGTATGTGGTGGGAAATAGGAAAAGCTCAGACACGTGTTTTCTGTCAACAGTATACATCTTACACAACACTTAATACTAGGGAAGCAATTAAAAAcctggaaatggaaataaggGACATTGAAAGTGAATTACGCCCCAACACAAGCTCTGATGATGAGACTTTGCTTCAAAAGAAAAGACTGGAGCTCAGCTCTTTCAtgagggagagagtgaaaggAGCCCTCGTCAGAGCTCGTTTTGTATCAATTAAGGACATGGATGCTCCaagctctttctttttcaacctggagaagcagaagaagcaaaGGGGAAGCAGATGTCCTGTCTGAGAATGCCTGATGGTAGGATTACTACAGACTCTGGTGAGATGAGGAGACAGGCTGTTCATTTCTATACAACCCTGTTTGGAGCTGAGACCTGTGAGGAGCAGTGCCAGTTGGAACTACTGGAAGGACTACCTAAGCTCACTCTAGGGAGAGAAAAGATCTGGATAAAGACCTGTCCTTTGAGGAGCTAACCACGGCCGTAGGACAGCTAGCTTCTGGGCGTGCACCAGGGAAATTGATGGGCTACCCACTGAGTTCTATAGGGCTTTTTTGGGGAATGTTCCGGGACCATGATTTTCATGAAGTTAATGATGGATTCTTACAAAAAGGGCTTACTTGCCCATCTTCATGCAGGAGGGCAGTTCTATCGCTCCTCCCAAAAAAGGGACTTGGCCCTTTTAAAAAACTGGGAGGCCTGTGGCATTACTATGCTCGGATTTACCAAAGTGCTTTCAAGGGCTCTTTCTAATAGACTGAGAGACTCATCTTGGAGTATTAATACAACCAGATCAAACGTACTGTGTACCTGAAAGAACTATAATggatcatttgtttttgattagagatgtgttggatgtgtgcaAATCATATGATATTAATGTCGGGATCTTATCAATGACCGAAGAAAAAGCCTTCGATATAAAGTAGATCatggttttcttttctccactttgAATGCATTTGGGTGTTGGGAAGAATTTTTCAAAATGGGTAGGTCTACTGTATGAGGAAGCAAGTTGCATGGTTAAGGTGTGGGAGGCGGTTTGAGCAGACCTATAACGGATTAGTAGGGGTATCAGACAGGGGTGTCCCATATCCGGTCAACTCTACAGTATTGTCATAGAACCACTCCTGTGCCAACTTGAGAGAAGACTTAGTGGTCTATCCCTGCCTGGACTAACCCAGAGTCTCCTCCTTATGTTGTCTCAGCTTATGCTGATGAGTATAGCATTTTCAATTAAGAACCAGGGTGGGATGTAGAGGGACTAAAATACTGTCTAAACATGTATGAATAGAGCCTCATTCGGCTAAGGTGAACTGGGAGAAGAGTGAGGCCCTACAGGTTGGGgcgatggagggaggagggcacCCCCCAGTCTGCCTGAGGTTTACAGTGGGGACAGCAGGGGATGAAGTTCCTGGGAGTTCATTTAGGATCAGCAGAATATCAGGAAATAATTGGGAGGGCCTTAGTGGAGGAAGATGCGTGCTAGGCTGTCAAAGTGGAGATGGGCTCCTACCTCAGCTATCCTATAGGGGGAGGGTCTTGGTTGTGAACAACCTAGTTGCCTCGATGCTCTGGCATAGATTAAACTGTTCTACCTTCACCTAGGGGCTCTTAATAGAGGAAATACAAAGACAGCTAGTAGATTTTATTCTGCGCTGGGCAGCATTGGATAAGGGCCTGCAGCTCTGTATCTTCCAGTGGAGGAAGGAGGACAAGGCCTGATAGACATTTCCTCGCGAGTGATGGCCTTCAGGCTCGAAGCAGGCCAGAGGACTCCTGTATGACTGTGGGGCAAGGTGGCTGGGTACAGCCAGCTTAATACTAAGGAAGGCTGGTCGTTTGGGATATGACAAACATCTGTTTCTTACTGAACCTGAACGAGGCGGATATCACAGGACTTACACCGTTCTATGTTGCAGTTTTTTCAAGCATGGCAGGTTCTCCAGGCCACCAGGGACCCTGGCGGTCTACCTGGAATGTGGATTTTTGAGGAACCACTGTTCTTCAATGACTATctaaagacagaaacactgtcGTCACCAAGCCTGAGGGCTGCTCTACGAGAGGCTGGCTGTGTTAAGCTGGGACACCTGTTAAAGGCCACACAGACATCTGTAGAGGTTCTGGGACAGATGGCCAACATCAGATCTTCCAGGGTCTTGTCTAGGATCGTTCGAGAGGTCTGTGCTTCCTTGTCAGAGCCCCTAAGAGTGTTTGCCGAAAATCGTACCAATTCTGACCAATGGGATGATGAGTGTGAGTACAGTTTTCCATCTTTAACTGTCACTCCTGCTGTTGGGGAGTGGCAGGAGGGGGAAAGAccagtttctctctttcaaaaCCCCAAAGCTGGGGGAATTcagagaaatggaaaagaaagaagccTATCAAATTTGTGTTAAGGTGTCGTATGTACGCTCTCTGACAGGAATTAGAGCATCGAGGTGGGACTGGGGTTTTTGACCCGCACTCTTCCCCGAAGGGATGCTGGAGGTCTTTGTACAAACGGCCAATTGACAAACGGGCAGGTGACCTTCAATGGAGGATTGTGCATGGGGCTATTGCCACTAATAGACACCCTAGCACACCTGACACCAAACAAGACGACATGTTGTAGACGCCCTCGCCAACAAGTGAGGAGAAATAGAGTGATTGTAGAGATTACATCTGCTCACCTCTCCCCAGGCCCTCCATGCTGAGACACCTCATGTTACACAACCTTGACAAGTGCAACATCATCACGTTATATGATGAGATCTTCATCAGCAACAGGAtgagtttggtggttgagaagTTGGACATCAGCCTGCACAACTACCTGCTGGAAACACAAGGCCTCGTGTTGTTGGAGGACATCAGGACCGTCATCCAACAGGTAGGGGAGGTAGaactatacagtaaatatacataCCACACTAACaataatatatctatagagtatctgtaaaaatacacaaagtaaaacCATGAGGAGATAAGTTAAAGACACTTTAAGAAACCAAACTACTGCAACTACAATACAAGGATACACACACTATAGACATCAGACAGGTGTGCAaagtcttctttctttctgttaaatgtttggCATCAGCTGAAAACTGAACTCCAGGTCAGTTTTGAACTGTGTACTGACTTTTGTACTTATTTGTATCTTATAATTCCTCTTGTtaacttgtgtttgtgctttatgTGATAAAGTTTCTGTAGATAAGGTTGATTGTTATTTCTTGCAGATGGCCACAGCATTAGCTGCCCTGAAAAGAGTTGGTGTAATCCATTGTGACGTGACGACAGATAACATATGATGGTGGATCGCGTGAGACAGCCCTTCGAGTGAAACTGATCGACTTCAGTCAGGCTATGTTCAGCTCTCAAGCCAAACCAGGCAGGATTCTCCAGACCCCCCAGTACAGGTAAGAAACCCTGATGATTGTTACAACTGACACATCTTCAAACTCAGGCTGCATGACTTGTGCTGATGTGTCGTTATAACTGGttagtttgtttaaatgtaaactttgtcCTTCACCTCCATCTCTACGCTTATCCGGGATCTGGTCGGGGGGCACAGCTCCTAAGGACCCCAACCCCCTTCTCGGGGCCACATCTCAGCTCCGATGGGGGATCCGAGGGTTCCCGGAgggatataatctctccaccgagtcggGTCTTCCCCGGGTTCTCCAGTGGACGTGCTTGACCCTCCCTAGGGGGCGCCCCTGGCCCTTACTAGATACCACtcactggctcctttcaacgtaaaggagcacgGCTTACTCCGGTTCCGGATGGTGAGTTCTCCACTATTTAAGGGACGCCAGCCCCCGTCTGAGAaaccatttcggccgcttgtaccggATCTCTTCTTTCTTCAGACCAGCTTCAGACCTGGTGAGTAGGAACAAGTCGACGTAATGatagctttgccttctggctcgcTCTCTTTTGTCTTTCCGGCCATCTTCCTCCATATTTCATCGCGAACAATACCCGAGGACTGAATCCTTCCTTGGGGTAAGGCTATTGTCTTGTTCCATTTATTGTTCCTCACATGTAGAGCAGAATAATGTTGGGACTCCTTTCTGTGAAGCCGTTGATCTGGGCGCTGGGTGTGTGATGGGGATCATGATGTTTGGCTTTGAGCTCttcccaacaacaacagactacGATGCAGTAAGTAGTTTACTATAACAGTCTGGCTGCAGTCTTTCTGCTGAGGAAGGTTCCTAACAGAGAAGCCGGTAGTGTTTGAGTGGCAGCCATCATAAACACTGAAGTCTCTAAATGATGATGAAGGAGCTCCAATGCCTCCTGTCTTATCTCTTGTAGCATCAGGTccactggaccatcctttatCAAAGGGAACAACATCATGAAGATAATTCCTTCAACAGACGTAATCGTTTGGACAGTTTGAGCTGAGTGTTTATACTTTAATACAACAAGTGAGCACATTAAAGGGGGACAGGATTTCTTCTATAGGAACAAACATGTCTCTGCTGCAGAAGTCAGTGTGAGATCATCCTGACATGTTATCCAAGCTTCACTCTGCACTAACATGTACCAACACACTGCTTCTTGTTTTCACTCATTCATTTGCTTTACATTCTCATCGCTTTCTATTATCACGTTTCTTATCTGTGTTTCTCGGTGCCTAGaattacttttagttttttgctcgtctgtattgtaaatgttttatttccaagTTGAAACAAAGCTTTGAAGGATTGACTTTATTCCAGTAGAACAAGCACTGCTGCATTAACTCACTGTCCCTGCATGGACAGCTTTGGTTGGTTTTCTAACGATTGGCTCTTGAAAGTGTCTATAATCCataacaatgtttgtttttatttatttaacctttatttaaccaggactATTTGAGATTCAGAATCTCTTTTACAAGACAGCAGCATAAACAAGTTTCACATGCAACAGAGTTCAAGCAGAACAGCAAGAagtgcaaacaaacagcaaacacatttgacagaaaagaaacaaacagcatcAATAAGACAAACAGAGAATTCCATAAAGAAGAAATGAGCAGCGTCAGCAACAGGACATGTTAGTGGTCATAGAGTTCTTAATCTGCTTTATAAAAGAATCTACTTTAAGGAGTCAGTGTCGCTCACAGCAGCTGCAAACACGTTCAAAGCACTTTCTGTGAAGACAGTGTTGGAGGACGTGCAGTGATGTGAGAGCCTTCGCTTCTTCTTATGAACCTACTGACCATCTCCACAATCTGCTTCTCCCTCGCTTCTCTACGGAGCTTTATATCACCATCAGCTCAAAGTGTGCTGCGCTTTGTCTCcagctcctcttcatcatcgACCTCCTGGGTCCGCCGCCGCAGCACCTCATGAAGGCTGCACAGAAatctaaagtgtgttttaagaaGACAGACTGTGGTCAGTGGAGGCTCAAGGTACAGCACCCTTAAGAGTGTTTCTACTCTTTCATTAAGAAATACATGCATCTCAAACACTTGAACCTTCTTTCAGACACCTGAGGAGTATTGGGGTCCCGATCTTTCATCACATGACGACAGGAAGTACACGTTCCGCTCTCTGGACGAAGGGAAAATGGTCGGTGTGTGAGCTGGGCGCAAAAAGTGCCTTAAATGAAGCGTCATGTTGAGGAAGGTTAGTCTTGCCTGGACTTGACGACTGTTGTATTTTCCACTTGTTTCCTAAACTAGCTGTGTCTGGAGCAGGACAACGTGACAGAGGCTGATGAGAGGAGGGAGTGCATGGAGCTGTTGAAGGAGACTGGTCGCGTGGGATGAGAAGGGAGCGGATCACTCCCGCTGATGTCCTCAACCATCCTTTCATTACCAAGAGCTACATACACAGCACCTCCCGCCTCAGCTC comes from Cottoperca gobio unplaced genomic scaffold, fCotGob3.1 fCotGob3_451arrow_ctg1, whole genome shotgun sequence and encodes:
- the LOC115006059 gene encoding homeodomain-interacting protein kinase 4-like; protein product: MFSSQAKPGRILQTPQYRYHSLAPFNVKEHGLLRFRMVSSPLFKGRQPPSEKPFRPLVPDLFFLQTSFRPEQNNVGTPFCEAVDLGAGCVMGIMMFGFELFPTTTDYDALLFIIDLLGPPPQHLMKAAQKSKVCFKKTDCGQWRLKTPEEYWGPDLSSHDDRKYTFRSLDEGKMLCLEQDNVTEADERRECMELLKETGRVG